Proteins encoded within one genomic window of Oryza glaberrima chromosome 12, OglaRS2, whole genome shotgun sequence:
- the LOC127757025 gene encoding GDP-L-galactose phosphorylase 2-like — MEMKLTIKRVPTVVSNYQEDAAATAGERPRAGCGRDCLGDCCLPDSKLPLYAFKASPKKPSSQEDASNDEFFVNLLLGLWEDRMARGLFRYDVTACETKVIPGNLGFVAQLNEGRHLKKRPTEFRVDRVLQPFDAAKFNFTKVGQEEVLFQFENGGGDDSFFVESSPISVADRAPNVVAINVSPIEYGHVLLIPRVLDRLPQRIDQESFLLALYMAAEAASPYFRLGYNSLGAFATINHLHFQAYYLTVPFPVEKAATKRIFLAEGTMNSGVKVSKLMNYPVRGLVFEGGNSLSDLANVVSSACIWLQDNNVPYNVLISDCGKKIFLFPQCYAEKQALGEVSQELLDTQVNPAVWEISGHIVLKRRSDYEEASEASAWRLLAEVSLSEERFEEVKAYIFDAAGLVQSDEEEVSEDEDATYTPVSIAPPAVAEGCLVLQ, encoded by the exons ATGGAGATGAAGCTGACCATCAAGCGGGTGCCCACCGTGGTTTCCAACTACCAGGAGgatgctgccgccaccgccggcgaacGCCCCCGCGCCGGCTGCGGGAGGGATTGCCTCGGGGATTGCTGCTTGCCCG ATTCCAAGCTTCCGCTGTATGCTTTCAAGGCGAGTCCAAAAAAGCCGTCTTCGCAGGAGGATGCTTCCAACGATGAGTTCTTTGTCAATCTCCTGCTCGGCCTG TGGGAAGACAGGATGGCCCGAGGCTTGTTCCGATATGATGTCACTGCCTGTGAGACCAAGGTTATCCCAGGCAACCTTGGGTTTGTTGCACAACTGAATGAAGGACGCCACCTCAAGAAGCGCCCTACTGAATTCCGCGTGGACCGTGTGCTTCAACCATTTGATGCTGCCAAGTTCAACTTCACCAAAGTTGGCCAGGAGGAGGTGCTCTTCCAATTTGagaatggtggtggtgatgacaGCTTCTTTGTGGAGAGCTCCCCAATCAGTGTTGCTGATCGTGCTCCTAATGTTGTTGCAATCAAT GTAAGCCCAATTGAATATGGCCATGTTCTTCTCATTCCCCGTGTACTGGACCGCCTGCCTCAGAGGATTGACCAGGAGAGCTTCTTGCTTGCACTGTACATGGCTGCTGAAGCCGCAAGCCCATACTTCAGGCTTGGCTATAATAGTTTGGGTGCCTTTGCAACCATCAACCACCTCCACTTTCAG GCATACTACTTGACAGTGCCTTTCCCTGTTGAGAAGGCAGCTACCAAGAGGATTTTCCTTGCTGAGGGCACAATGAATAGTGGAGTAAAGGTGTCCAAGCTGATGAACTACCCTGTGAGGGGACTGGTTTTTGAGGGAGGCAACTCACTGAGCGATCTGGCCAATGTGGTTTCCAGTGCTTGTATCTGGCTGCAGGACAACAATGTGCCTTACAATGTTCTTATCTCTGACTGCGGCAAAAAGATCTTCCTCTTCCCTCAG TGCTATGCCGAGAAGCAGGCTCTGGGAGAAGTGAGCCAGGAGCTACTGGACACGCAGGTTAACCCAGCTGTGTGGGAGATCAGTGGCCACATCGTGCTGAAACGAAGGAGTGATTACGAGGAGGCATCAGAAGCTTCTGCGTGGAGACTCCTCGCTGAGGTTTCCCTGTCGGAGGAACGCTTCGAGGAAGTGAAGGCCTACATCTTTGATGCCGCTGGTCTGGTTCAGTCCGACGAGGAGGAAGTCAGCGAAGACGAGGACGCCACCTACACGCCTGTCTCCATTGCCCCTCCTGCTGTCGCGGAAGGCTGCCTCGTCCTTCAGTGA
- the LOC127757683 gene encoding uncharacterized protein LOC127757683: MQPPVTPASSAAGAPPPPPPPTTTCSTSCRFVLPPTRRHLLASSASSLLLAAAAAAAPRAASSEDDDAVTSYDPVTAAERAASASVSRRVGEAVRLLDLGRDLQARGEFPAALASFTAVATEYGDLSLSGYARVGRALVLYEVGDRDDAIAEMEDASVALRGYPEIHAALAAALYADKHAALLAENQFAIATLLDPHYTDLAYVRDTKHWPPSLVDSLRHFITLS; encoded by the coding sequence ATGCAGCCGCCCgtgacgccggcgagctcggccgccggcgcgcccccgcccccaccaccacccaccaccacctgtTCCACCTCCTGCCGCTTCGTCTTGCCCCCGACGAGGAGGCATCTGCTCGCGTCGTCCGCCTCCTccctgctcctcgccgccgccgccgccgcggcgccccgcgcggcgagcagcgaggacgacgacgccgtcaCCAGCTACGACCCGGTGACAGCGGCGgagcgcgcggcgagcgcgtcggTGTCGCGGCGCGTCGGGGAGGCGGTGCGGCTGCTGGACCTGGGGCGCGACCTGCAGGCGCGCGGCGAGTTCCCGGCGGCGCTGGCGTCGTtcacggcggtggcgacggagtACGGGGACCTGTCGCTGTCGGGGTACGCCCGCGTGGGGCGGGCGCTGGTGCTGTACGAGGTGGGCGACCGCGACGACGCCATCGCGGAGATGGAGGACGCGTCGGTGGCGCTGCGGGGTTACCCGGAGATCCacgcggcgctggcggcggcgctctacGCCGACAAGCACGCGGCGCTGCTCGCCGAGAACCAGTTCGCCATCGCCACGCTGCTGGACCCGCACTACACCGACCTCGCCTACGTCAGGGACACCAAGCACTGGCCCCCCAGCCTCGTCGACTCGCTCCGCCACTTCATCACCCTCTCCTGA
- the LOC127758151 gene encoding probable indole-3-pyruvate monooxygenase YUCCA11, which yields MCSPRIYTSHQEKKQHIQNSVPTLVSLPSLSFYFLMEKALVLIVGAGPSGLATAACLGQLFIPYVIIEREDCTASLWRKHTYDRLKLHLAKEFCEMPHMPYPEDTPTYIPKIQFLRYMDDYVEHFNICPKFNSSVESCLYDDVQKYWVVTTHDQVNGMVSKYAARFLVVASGENSAGNIPSIPGLEDFSGHVIHSSSFRSADSYAAQRVLVVGCGNSGMEIAYDLSSHGANTSIVIRSPLHVMTKELIHMGMKLASWSLPVKFVDFILVVLAYLWFGNLSKYGIVRPNKGPLLLKANTGRSAVIDVGTVELIKKGDIKVFGTISCIKGNVVEFDDGKESYFDAIVFATGYTSTANNWLKNGEDMMNKEGMPKKDFPNHWKGSNGLYCVGFARRGLSGIAHDAKNVANDIKAFLDLMAPF from the exons ATGTGCTCTCCGAGAATTTATACATCTCACCAAGAGAAAAAACAACATATACAGAATAGTGTCCCAACATTAGTTTCACTTCCTTccctttccttttattttctcatgGAGAAGGCTCTAGTTCTGATTGTTGGAGCAGGCCCATCTGGTCTTGCAACAGCGGCGTGCCTTGGCCAGCTCTTTATACCCTATGTTATTATCGAGCGTGAGGATTGTACTGCATCGCTGTGGCGTAAGCACACATATGATCGCCTCAAGCTTCACCTCGCAAAGGAGTTCTGCGAGATGCCCCACATGCCATATCCGGAAGACACACCAACCTACATCCCCAAGATTCAGTTTTTGAGGTATATGGATGATTATGTGGAGCATTTCAACATTTGTCCCAAATTTAACTCATCTGTTGAGTCATGTTTGTATGATGATGTACAAAAATATTGGGTTGTCACAACACATGACCAAGTGAATGGCATGGTGTCCAAGTATGCAGCTAGGTTCTTAGTTGTAGCAAGTGGTGAAAATAGTGCAGGGAACATTCCTAGCATCCCTGGACTAGAAGATTTCTCTGGCCATGTCATACACTCATCAAGCTTTAGGTCAGCAGATTCCTATGCTGCGCAAAGGGTGCTTGTTGTTGGATGTGGAAACTCAGGCATGGAGATTGCCTATGATCTTTCAAGCCATGGAGCAAATACCTCCATAGTCATCCGCAGCCCT CTGCATGTGATGACAAAGGAGCTGATTCACATGGGGATGAAACTTGCAAGCTGGAGCCTCCCAGTGAAATTTGTTGATTTTATTCTTGTGGTCCTTGCATATCTCTGGTTTGGCAATCTCTCAAAGTATGGCATCGTGAGGCCCAATAAGGGGCCACTGCTTCTTAAGGCAAATACTGGTCGGTCAGCAGTAATAGATGTTGGCACTGTGGAGTTAATAAAGAAAGGGGATATCAAG GTCTTTGGTACAATATCTTGCATCAAGGGaaatgttgttgaatttgaTGATGGGAAAGAAAGTTACTTTGATGCTATTGTTTTTGCTACAGGCTACACAAGTACTGCAAACAACTGGCTTAAG AATGGTGAGGATATGATGAACAAAGAAGGCATGCCCAAGAAGGACTTCCCAAATCACTGGAAAGGTTCAAATGGACTCTACTGTGTTGGGTTTGCGAGGAGAGGATTATCTGGTATTGCTCATGACGCCAAAAACGTTGCTAATGACATCAAGGCCTTCCTAGATTTGATGGCACCATTCTAA
- the LOC127757024 gene encoding uncharacterized protein LOC127757024 — MDAAAPETTGGFCGGGGGGGGLSTGRKLVPWSSWAEWRHVRDGLFSASPAAALRRIAAWRSRGTLPVPVDVTAAFVEIRLRDPFFRSVMAVDDALESEEMLAMLYSMAIMRLVNGFVENPHKKTGYSISELAEAVGIPRVLVDIRHESSHRNLPSLRLLRLAAIKAFDWLKCIYWDSQTNAIPDVQVEVRSKLHEINNFMKGKDSMKAKSGSKRKRSEKMISRNIKYVRRLYYACPSEVAFVILDFFQRGAPESSENSDVLETDKDVDQSSDIHSEISNNDMRTIITKLSEKEPRLLLGILKSVIETIETMEDLENKGEYNASLPAKVELLSSHVLWLVTKLKELKDSGCIGVVHEIGVLSSDRNAVPRFCLAKLLRKLLSLSIIGERCIIDAVLVLIEMATNNVQEKLRKLPMLSLGKVARDSTLPEPTKETESVEEATEKLEMFKSRLKQKDLRLAENDTGASLNTIMPEKRNRWSTAKSWTPCPIGMIPCSFSSVAVLPTLDVVDHESRDEILEQHVSVEPDDHTERIGYYSDPEKQLDAERIPELSRPSPEECEISDMPELAFPLKGRLLVGGVWKMVSEEELLFIKSKMKILL; from the exons atggacgcggcggcgccggaaaCGACGGGTGGCTtctgcggaggcggcggcggcggcggcggcctctccACCGGCCGGAAGCTGGTGCCGTGGTCGAGCTGGGCGGAGTGGCGGCACGTGCGCGACGGCCTCTtctccgcctcccccgccgccgctcttcgTAGG atCGCGGCGTGGAGGAGCAGAGGCACCCTCCCGGTCCCCGTCGATGTGACCGCGGCTTTCGTCGAGATACGGCTGCGGGATCCCTTCTTCCG GAGTGTAATGGCTGTGGATGATGCGCTGGAGTCGGAAGAGATGCTGGCGATGCTGTATAGTATGGCGATCATGAG GCTCGTAAATGGTTTTGTGGAGAACCCACATAAGAAAACTGGCTATTCAATATCTGAATTAGCTGAGGCTGTTGGAATACCACGAGTTCTTGTCGACATTCGTCATG AGAGTTCACATCGCAATCTTCCCTCTCTTCGGCTGCTACGATTGGCAGCCATTAAG GCATTTGATTGGTTGAAGTGTATTTACTGGGATTCCCAGACTAATGCTATTCCTGATGTTCAAGTTGAAGTAAGGTCAAAATTGCATGAGATCAATAACTTTATGAAGGGAAAAGATTCAATGAAAGCAAAGTCGGGTTCAAAAAGGAAAC GTTCTGAGAAAATGATTTCGAGAAACATAAAATATGTACGCCGGCTTTACTACGCATGTCCTTCTGAGGTTGCCTTTGTTATATTGGACTTTTTCCAACGTGGTGCCCCAGAGTCCTCTGAAAATAGCGATGTGTTAGAAACTGATAAGGATGTAGATCAGTCATCTGATATTCACAGTGAAAtatcaaataatgatatgagaACTATCATAACTAAATTATCAGAAAAGGAACCAAGGTTGCTGCTTGGCATACTGAAGTCAGTAATTGAAACAATTGAGACCATGGAAGACCTTGAAAACAAAG GTGAATACAATGCTAGCCTGCCAGCTAAAGTGGAACTTTTAAGTTCCCATGTTCTGTGGCTTGTGACAAAGTTAAAAGAATTGAAGGATTCAGGTTGCATTGGAGTTGTCCATGAGATAGGAGTGCTCTCTTCAGACAGGAATGCAGTCCCACGTTTCTGTCTAGCAAAACTTCTGCGGAAGCTGTTGAGTTTGTCTATTATAGGTGAAAGATGTATCATAGATGCAGTCCTAGTGCTGATTGAGATGGCCACCAACAATGTGCAGGAGAAACTGAGGAAGCTTCCTATGTTATCCCTGGGAAAGGTGGCTAGAGATTCTACCCTCCCAGAGCCCACCAAAGAAACGGAATCAGTTGAGGAAGCAACAGAGAAGCTGGAAATGTTCAAGTCGCGGTTGAAACAGAAGGATTTACGTTTGGCAGAAAATGACACCGGGGCTTCATTGAACACAATCATGCCAGAGAAACGTAACAGATGGTCTACAGCAAAGTCTTGGACCCCCTGTCCGATAGGAATGATACCTTGTTCATTTAGTTCAGTGGCTGTTCTTCCGACCCTTGACGTCGTAGATCATGAATCAAGAGATGAAATATTAGAGCAACATGTAAGTGTTGAGCCTGATGATCATACTGAGAGGATCGGCTATTATTCTGACCCAGAGAAGCAATTGGATGCTGAAAGAATTCCGGAATTATCAAGACCATCACCTGAAGAATGTGAGATTTCAGATATGCCAGAACTGGCATTTCCTCTGAAGGGTAGGTTGCTAGTTGGTGGGGTGTGGAAGATGGTGAGCGAAGAGGAGCTACTCTTTATCAAGTCAAAGatgaaaattttgttgtaa